The following are encoded together in the Oncorhynchus gorbuscha isolate QuinsamMale2020 ecotype Even-year linkage group LG03, OgorEven_v1.0, whole genome shotgun sequence genome:
- the LOC124032422 gene encoding uncharacterized methyltransferase YdaC-like, with translation MILLEKLGQQLGHPTRSVYGWLITKFLKNHNKMLEESAVSLSGIQPGDTVLELGHGPGLGLKAAATLLTEPTGRLIGVDYSQYMHKMAGDLLKELVSNGRVSLYQCDVAAMPLADNMVDKVFHCNCYYYWPDLRKGAAEIHRVMKPGGVMVTTLRLSRVVSFASRREFPGRNWQPEAYMAALRASGFNQVTMEDHQHRHITYQAIYATADK, from the exons TGTATGGTTGGCTGATCACTAAGTTCCTGAAGAATCACAACAAGATGTTAGAGGAGAGTGCGGTGTCTCTGTCTGGGATCCAGCCTGGAGATACAGTGTTAGAGCTGGGCCACGGGCCAGGGCTGGGCCTGAAGGCTGCAGCCACACTGCTGACAGAACCTACTGGGAGACTCATAGGAGTGGACTACTCACAATACATGcacaag ATGGCAGGTGATCTTCTGAAGGAGTTGGTGTCCAATGGGAGGGTGTCTCTGTATCAGTGTGATGTGGCAGCCATGCCTCTAGCAGACAATATGGTGGACAAGGTGTTCCACTGTAATTGTTACTACTACTGGCCAGACCTGAGGAAGGGAGCTGCAGAGATACACAGAGTCATGAAACCAG gaggtgtgatggtgaccACTCTGAGACTGAGCAGAGTGGTCAGCTTTGCGTCCAGGAGGGAGTTCCCTGGACGGAACTGGCAACCCGAGGCCTACATGGCAGCTCTGAGAGCCTCTGGGTTTAACCAGGTCACAATGGAGGATCATCAAcacagacacatcacctaccAGGCCATTTACGCTACTGCTGATAAGTGA